The following is a genomic window from Paenibacillus sp. FSL R5-0766.
GTAACCGCTAGGGGATGATGATGAAATGCAGCTGAAAAAGCTAAATGATAAAAGCATTGAACAACTATTCGAGGCTATTTTGACGCTAAAAGATATTGAAGAGTGTTATGTTTTCTTTGATGACCTCTGCACAGTTAACGAGATCCAATCCATGTCCCAGCGGCTGGAAGTGGCTCGTATGTTGGGTAAAGGCAATACGTATAACCAGATTGAAGCAGAGACAGGTGCGAGTACAGCTACAATTTCACGTGTGAAACGCTGCCTGAATTACGGTAATGATGGTTATAAAATGACGCTGGAACGCCTGGGACGCTAACATGAAGAAGCCGGGTGTACTCATCATCAGTCACGGTTCACAGGAGCAGACCTGGGTGGAATCCGTCGATGACGCGATCTCCCGGTTGAATCTGCCTGTTCCATTACCGGTTGAAGCCGGTTTTCTTGAACTTGTGGAAGGACGCCTGATCCAGGACGGTATCGACCGACTGGAAGCACAAGGCGTAACCGATATTCTGGTCGTACCTCTATTTGTTTCGTCCGGGAGTACACATGTGGATGAAATTGAATATGCCATTGGTGCAAAGGAAACACCTGATCGCGAAACGGATCTGGAACCGTTCGATGTGAAGGCTCGGGTTCACTTCGGTTATCCAATGGATAGCGATCCGGATATTGCCGTGATGGTGTGGGACAAAGTCCGATTACTGTCGCAGCAACCGGAGGAAGAAACGATTCTGCTGGTAGGCCATGGTAGTATTCATGATGGTTTTCGCGAGCGTTGGGAAGCCGGAATTTCTTCCCTTGCAGAGCGTGTGCAGGAAGTTAGTGGTGTAGCCCATACGGATTATGCATTGCTGAATCCGGAGAGTGTGTACGATAAAGTGAAGTACTGGAGCGAAGAGCGGGGGAACCGAGTCATTGTGGCGCCGCTGTTTTTGAGTGCCGGTTATTTCACGAGGAACGTTATCCCGGATCGGCTGCAGGAACTGAACTATGTGTACAGCGGTGAGACACTGTTGCCACATCCATTGCTCGGGCAGTGGCTGGAGCATCAGATCCAGATTTTGCTGGGGAGTTGTAACGAAGTTAAAGCTTCTTCTTGAAGTGATCGCTTTGGCATAGGTGTGTAATCACATCGCTCGCAGTAATGTCGTATCAATTGATTTGAACTCCATAGCTTCATAAACAATCAAACCACGTCGAAGGACGTGGTTTTTGTTTGTTGTAGATCACTTGAAAGAAATTGGGCTATCCATTAATGGGTGCGTGCAATTGCAGATGTAGCTCCAGTAAACTTATTAATTGGTCAACGATCTCCTCAGCCGGATAAGGCATGGAATTCATAATCCACCACTCCAGGAGGCCCACAGCAGCGGAAGCAAGAAACTGTATGGTGATCTCTTTTTTCATACCTTCCTGGATGCCACAGGCATTCATCTGTTCCTCCACTCCCTGGACCAACAATGTCATCAACTTACTACGGAATGCCGGAATACCTTTTTTGGTTAGAAGTGTGGTATAGGTTGTGGCATGTTGTTCCAGATAGCAGAAGGTTCGGAGAAGCGCATCCTTGGCCGTAACGGGTGTTGTAGTAGATCTTTCGATCATACAGGCATCCAACAACTGCTGCAAATAGGTCTCAATGCATTGATCCAACAGGTCGAACTTGTCTGCGTAATGCAAATAGATGGTTCCTCGGTTTACATTAGCCCGATCAGCAATATCGTTTATCGTAATTTGCTCGAAATCCCGTTCTTCCAGTAACCCCACAAAAGCTTCGATTATCGCCTTTCGTGTCTTGAGTACTCGTCTGTCCATGGCCCCTCCTATGATGGTTTTCAACAATAAGGAATCATTCGTTGATTATTCAACAAAAACGGATATTTTAACGATTGAAGCACAGTAGGTGCTTTGTTACTCTTATTTTATCAACAAATGTTCATAAAGCAACGAATATTGATAAAATATGAAGTAGAGGGATAACCAATGAAAATATTAGTGTATGGTGCAGGTGTTTTGGGCAGTCAACTGGCGCATGTTCTGGTGCGCGGCGGCAATGAAGTCACCATTCTGGCTAGAGGGAAGCGGGCAGAGGAGCTGGAGAAGGATGGAATCGTCATCCGGCATGTTTTTCAATTCAAAACGACAGTTGATCAGGTTCGGGTAGCCAGAACGTTGGAAATGGATGACCAATATGATCTGATTTTTGTTGTCATGAAATATAATGATTTTCCTTCTGTGTTACCTATTCTGGCAGACAATCAGAGCAGCAATATTGTGATTGTGGGAAACAACGCAGATGCGCGAAGCATGCAAAATTTTTTGGAGGAAAACAGCAGGGTAGCAAAACAGGTCGCGTTTGGATTCCATGTGAGTGCAGGGAAGCGGGAAAAGGACCGAATGTTATCGATCGGTGGAGGTAGCGGACAAATGGTGATCGGCAGTCTAGACGGTGAGATAGGCTTCAAACCTTTGCTGGATCAAGCTTTCCAACATGTGAAATACAAGTTAAATGTCCTGAGCGATATTGATGCCTGGCTGAAAAGCCATATCATCCCCATTCTGATGCTTAATGCGGTGAGCTTTAATGAGAAGCGCGAATTGATCAAGTTGGACGGGAACAGAAAGCAAATCCAACATATGATTAGGGCGATGGATGAGGGCTTCAGCGTGCTTGAGGCTATGGGCATAACGATTATACCGGAGATTCAGGCTAAAATGATTCGCAAGCATCAACGGATGTTGCACCTTCTGTTGAAGATCTATAGTGTGCTTCCAATTCATAAGCTGATTGCGGGTTCTTTTGGAGAGATTGAGGCGTTAAATAATGCATTTACCGATTGGAAAAAGACAACAGGCGTCCCGACTCCCCATTGGGACGTGCTGAAAAGAGATTTTACTCCCCTTAAATGATGTATTGCTCATTCCCTGCATACCGACTACAATAAAACCAACTAATAAAATGGGGATAAGGAGATATACAGATGCGGGAAATACCTATGCGCTATGTGAAAGCGAATCAGGTCGGTATTGTATTGTTTGTTTTACTCTCGTTTGTGTTCAATCCGCTGGTAGTTCTGGGCTTGCTGTGGATCATTCAGGTGGTGGGGCTAGTTTCCAGTGGCAAATTGAATCTGTTTGTGCAAATTGGCAAAGTCGTGCTGACTGGTCAAGGGACAGAGACGCAGGCGGTGGAGCTCCAGCGATTCAACAATATTCTGGCTGTACTCTTCCTGTCTCTGTCACTCATCTCGTTCTCGCTTGGTTGGGTAGGCGCAGGGTATGTATTCTCCGTCATGCTTCTCGCGGCTGCAAGCGCGGCTTTGCTGGGTTATTGTGTGGGTTGCACGGTGTATTTCTGGTACAAACAGCTGCGTGCAGGTAGAAAAATTGGATTTTGAGGTTGGCTGAAGAGCCATATGATGAAAGAAAAACTTATTCTTCGAGTAAGGATAAAGACAGTCATGTTCCGAGGAGCTTTCTGGCGGGAAGCTTTTAGCTGGACCTATATGGCGATCGGAATACGATCGCATTATAAGAAAATCCCCCTCAAGTGAGCTGTTCACTTGAAGGGGATTTTCTTTTTTATCTTATCTGAACCAGGCTTTGTTTAAATTGTTGGTGAAATTGTTATCGTTGAAAGGCACGTTGGCACTGCCAAAGTTCGTCGTATTGAGCGCATTTCGTGCGGCAGAAGTCAGGTCGTCCCATCCGATTAAAGGTTGTGTTCCCCCAACAGTGTTGGTAACGCCAAGCTCATGGTTCAGCGGCCAGGTACTATTATAGGAAATCAACGGATGATTACCTTGTGTATTGTTATTGCTCGGAGTGACGTTGGTGAACTGTCCGTGACCGGAATATGCGATGGAGAGGATTTGGGGATTGGCCGCTGCCGGATTATCGACCCACACGACGATCCCTTCCCAATCATGACGATGGCCGAGTCCTGAGGAAGGGGAGTCTTTGGGGAAATACCACGAATACATGATAGCCCACACCCCATTGTGCCATGTGGAGCGGGAGTAGATCTGGCCTGTACTTGAGCTACAGTTTCCATTCGATGACCCGGACGTATTCAAGCCAGCACTGGTATTGCCCTGTTGATCCACTGCGGGAAAAGGCACACATCCATGATAGACTTTTAGAAAAGGCTGAAAACGCTTGGCTGCTTGTTGCGTGACGGTGACAGGCGTAACTTCCTGGAATCCGACTACCTGATCATGATTAATTTCTGCCGCTTCAATAACAGTGACCCAAGGAATACAGGCCATAAGCGAAACCATGAGCATTAACACGATTTTTTTCATTTACACTTCTCCTTCAAGGGTATGATGTAGTGCTAAGTTGAGGGTTCACTAAAACTATATTGGAAAAAGGTTTATGTTATTTATCTTTTCATCTTAAGATTTGTAAATTTGTAGCATATCTATGTCATAATCATATGAAGATCATCGAAATCGAAGACTAATTCCTGTCCAAGCGGGCAGAATGGTTGATTAATGAGACTATTTTACATAAAAGGTAGTGGGGAAGATTCAGGAGTGGTGCGTGAGGTTTATTGGGTAATGGATGGATTAGTGGATACATATATGCAAAAATATACTTATAGATTACAGAATTCCCGAACGAGAAAGCCCAATTCTTTAGATGTGGGATGAAAGTGAGGTCGGATACGGAGTATCACTATTGTGATGCTTCAAGTATCCGAAATGTCTGCCTT
Proteins encoded in this region:
- a CDS encoding DUF4395 family protein, whose product is MREIPMRYVKANQVGIVLFVLLSFVFNPLVVLGLLWIIQVVGLVSSGKLNLFVQIGKVVLTGQGTETQAVELQRFNNILAVLFLSLSLISFSLGWVGAGYVFSVMLLAAASAALLGYCVGCTVYFWYKQLRAGRKIGF
- a CDS encoding YerC/YecD family TrpR-related protein codes for the protein MQLKKLNDKSIEQLFEAILTLKDIEECYVFFDDLCTVNEIQSMSQRLEVARMLGKGNTYNQIEAETGASTATISRVKRCLNYGNDGYKMTLERLGR
- a CDS encoding NPP1 family protein, translated to MKKIVLMLMVSLMACIPWVTVIEAAEINHDQVVGFQEVTPVTVTQQAAKRFQPFLKVYHGCVPFPAVDQQGNTSAGLNTSGSSNGNCSSSTGQIYSRSTWHNGVWAIMYSWYFPKDSPSSGLGHRHDWEGIVVWVDNPAAANPQILSIAYSGHGQFTNVTPSNNNTQGNHPLISYNSTWPLNHELGVTNTVGGTQPLIGWDDLTSAARNALNTTNFGSANVPFNDNNFTNNLNKAWFR
- a CDS encoding CbiX/SirB N-terminal domain-containing protein, which produces MKKPGVLIISHGSQEQTWVESVDDAISRLNLPVPLPVEAGFLELVEGRLIQDGIDRLEAQGVTDILVVPLFVSSGSTHVDEIEYAIGAKETPDRETDLEPFDVKARVHFGYPMDSDPDIAVMVWDKVRLLSQQPEEETILLVGHGSIHDGFRERWEAGISSLAERVQEVSGVAHTDYALLNPESVYDKVKYWSEERGNRVIVAPLFLSAGYFTRNVIPDRLQELNYVYSGETLLPHPLLGQWLEHQIQILLGSCNEVKASS
- a CDS encoding TetR/AcrR family transcriptional regulator, whose product is MDRRVLKTRKAIIEAFVGLLEERDFEQITINDIADRANVNRGTIYLHYADKFDLLDQCIETYLQQLLDACMIERSTTTPVTAKDALLRTFCYLEQHATTYTTLLTKKGIPAFRSKLMTLLVQGVEEQMNACGIQEGMKKEITIQFLASAAVGLLEWWIMNSMPYPAEEIVDQLISLLELHLQLHAPING
- a CDS encoding 2-dehydropantoate 2-reductase N-terminal domain-containing protein produces the protein MKILVYGAGVLGSQLAHVLVRGGNEVTILARGKRAEELEKDGIVIRHVFQFKTTVDQVRVARTLEMDDQYDLIFVVMKYNDFPSVLPILADNQSSNIVIVGNNADARSMQNFLEENSRVAKQVAFGFHVSAGKREKDRMLSIGGGSGQMVIGSLDGEIGFKPLLDQAFQHVKYKLNVLSDIDAWLKSHIIPILMLNAVSFNEKRELIKLDGNRKQIQHMIRAMDEGFSVLEAMGITIIPEIQAKMIRKHQRMLHLLLKIYSVLPIHKLIAGSFGEIEALNNAFTDWKKTTGVPTPHWDVLKRDFTPLK